A genomic segment from Colletotrichum higginsianum IMI 349063 chromosome 5, whole genome shotgun sequence encodes:
- a CDS encoding WD domain-containing protein: protein MTVKTIPSFGSRSLCVVFFSLLAHLIPVVASPKPAVNPTHVAPDPVLTKRVKLEIPDFGKGYDGRVKKGEWLNSLFSLNDEDAKKWASPYPSPDELFDWGWTPYVQAPWIPLQEGQKVRKPEFGNKLDVAFKDPEFPVDKEKLALYRFVHNEEFEYKDGRKGEPTEARYYNVAGPHDGAFIFDSNWSPTYQKKEDGVGDVPDLDTLSDLAYFQWRDSCQAVGVEFGSLKVIFRANIYFAPTFDTVIETMRQAKYPQVPGWDGRVTFSMDSPEGRAILGSAHGASTAWFLIQHREEMGAKRIKEVVVWGASGAFDLETDMKVANLNLRFTVVDA, encoded by the exons ATGACGGTGAAAACAATTCCCTCTTTTGGATCGAGGAGTCTGTGTGTAGTGTTCTTCTCGTTGTTGGCTCACTTAATTCCTGTCGTCGCATCTCCCAAACCGGCAGTCAACCCCACGCACGTCGCACCAGACCCGGTTCTTACCAAGAGAGTGAAACTAGAAATCCCTGATTTTGGGAAAGGTTACGATGGCCGCGTTAAGAAGGGCGAGTGGCTCAATAGCCTCTTTTCCCTGAATGACGAAGACGCGAAAAAATGGGCCAGCCCATACCCGAGCCCGGACGAACTGTTCGATTGGGGGTGGACGCCTTATGTTCAAGCGCCCTGGATTCCCTTGCAAGAAGGGCAGAAGGTTCGAAAGCCCGAGTTCGGGAACAAGTTGGATGTGGCATTCAAAGACCCGGAATTCCCAGTAGACAAAGAGAAACTCGCACTCTACCGCTTTGTCCACAATGAAGAGTTTGAGTATAAAGACGGGCGTAAGGGGGAG CCGACGGAAGCGAGATACTACAATGTGGCCGGTCCGCACGACGGCGCATTCATTTTTGACTCAAATTGGAGTCCCACGTATCAGAAGAAGGAAGATGGTGTAGGGGACGTCCCTGACCTGGACACGCTGTCCGACCTCGCCTACTTCCAGTGGCGGGACAGCTGCCAGGCTGTTGGTGTCGAGTTCGGCAGCCTCAAGGTCATCTTCCGTGCTAATATTTACTTCGCCCCGACTTTCGACACTGTCATCGAGACCATGCGCCAAGCGAAGTATCCGCAGGTCCCGGGCTGGGATGGGCGGGTGACGTTCTCAATGGACTCGCCCGAGGGACGCGCGATCCTTGGCAGTGCCCACGGAGCTTCAACGGCATGGTTTCTGATCCAGCATAGAGAGGAAATGGGTGCGAAGAGAATAaaggaggtggtggtgtgggGAGCGAGCGGAGCGTTTGACCTGGAGACGGACATGAAGGTCGCAAACTTGAATCTAAGGTTTACAGTCGTAGACGCTTAG
- a CDS encoding Fungal specific transcription factor domain-containing protein translates to MSSSYATNPAPAPAPAPAPFDSATGPGGAVLAKRRRINYACNYCRNRKTRCDEQKPSCRACIAAGIECVTTDRRRPGVEVQRHETKRRASRTSTSTSTSSLASSLPAAKTSSSPHSPPREGGAEPAPPAEVPKTKKVSPSERLHRGSVACRIDPLSRDQNVAAVPEDEDNSSTTAQPPAKYQGKLPVVRPSRGSNSVEILADWLDLAARRLGIQQRRGLPSGPENPPSHRVRGLLSSEPLPFPPRDVAHQLASRYLDGANLVYPLVNRDRFRQDLDTASELGPINFAETRGIAALATVYLVLCVGFASESLSEPPLDARDYVSYCKALLGHLVTTNDVDTVRAIVLLALCLQCYDDCAGAWNALGLGVSMATSLGLHKPRSGEGCRRSRTHKRLDFVDDEERRRFWLGIYAFEKFLAFEMGRLSSIDDEECYPARVEIPAGNGTSSRDKAFSVTVDLARILSEIGRKAVLVSRKEDGLRDGCLQDVIVEKIETTGQAQLLLTRWGESVPDELRPISDILIGSKICPFASFISMHYNNALVILSRNSLLISEEAITTGADIISKGKPWDYMMRNGQSLAANSARKMLRIVVEAVDSKSNTVLPSLLNPLHALSTLAMHVITHPDSRISTMDLHVTHVCISKLIQNSSDSMREIYIRLRGDGLLDLLLRKLDFLLQKGLPPSVGSSYRHTNGLPTHVPRAGETPCHRTPEYAWSGSGDNRLLEEDCPVPTGGPTIPCFSQGHAVADGSEFGFDSYGAMSVTGDEWSPSGSDGIGWDWACFSQFLSGQFQVH, encoded by the exons atgtcgtcgtcgtacgcGACGAAccccgcacccgcacccgcacctGCACCCGCACCATTCGACTCAGCCACCGGCCCCGGAGGCGCGGTGTTGGCCAAGAGGCGGCGGATCAACTACGCCTGCAACTACTGCCGCAACCGCAAGACGCGCTGCGACGAGCAGAAGCCCTCGTGCCGGGCctgcatcgccgccggcatcgagTGCGTCACCACcgaccgccggcggccgggcgtcgaggtccagCGCCACGAGACCAAGCGCCGCGCGTCTcggacgtcgacgtcaacgtcgacgtcgtctctGGCCAGTTCGCTCCCGGCCGCCaagacgtcgtcgtccccgcACTCGCCTCCCCGGGAGGGCGGGGCCGAaccagcgccgccggccgaggtcccgaagacgaagaaggttTCCCCGTCGGAGAGGCTCCACCGCGGCTCCGTGGCCTGTCGTATCGATCCGTTATCAAGGGACCAaaacgtcgccgccgtccccgaggacgaggacaacTCGTCGACAACGGCTCAGCCGCCGGCAAAGTACCAGGGAAAGCTCCCCGTCGTACGCCCCAGCCGCGGGAGCAACTCGGTCGAGATCCTCGCTGACTGGTTGGACCTCGCGGCCCGCCGGCTGGGCATCCAACAGAGACGCGGTCTGCCGTCGGGCCCGGAGAATCCCCCGTCTCATCGCGTCCGCGGCCTTCTCTCGTCCGAGCCCCTCCCGTTCCCTCCCAGAGACGTCGCCCATCAGCTCGCCTCGCGCTACCTCGACGGTGCGAACCTGGTCTACCCTCTCGTCAACCGGGACCGTTTTCGACAGGACCTCGACACGGCATCGGAGCTCGGCCCGATCAACTTTGCGGAAACCCGAggcatcgccgccctggcGACGGTGTACCTGGTGCTGTGTGTGGGGTTCGCTTCCGAGTCGTTATCGGAGCCGCCCCTCGATGCGAGGGACTACGTGTCGTACTGCAaggccctcctcggccacctcgtcACCACAAACGACGTCGATACCGTCAGGGCGATAGTGTTGCTGGCCTTGTGCCTTCAGTGCTACGACGACTGCGCGGGCGCCTGGAACGccctcgggctcggcgtgTCCATGGCCACGTCGCTGGGCCTGCACAAGCCTCGCAGCGGCGAGggctgccgccgcagccgcacACACAAGAGGCTGGATTTtgtggacgacgaggagcggAGGAGGTTCTGGCTCGGCATATACGCCTTTGAGAAGTTCTTGGCCTTCGAGATGGGCCGCCTCTCCTCgatcgacgacgaggagtgCTACCCGGCCCGCGTCGAGATTCCCGCCGGCAACGGGACGTCGTCCAGGGACAAGGCGTTTTCTGTGACGGTCGACCTCGCCAGGATCCTTAGTGAGATCGGACGCAAGGCGGTCTTGGTCAGCCGCAAAGAAGACGGTCTTCGGGACGGCTGTTTGCAGGACGTCATTGTCGAGAAGATCGAGACGACTGGACAGGCTCAGTTGCTTCTGACGAGATGGGGCGAATCAGTACCGGACGAGTTGAG GCCAATATCGGACATCCTGATCGGCTCGAAAATATGCCCCTTTGCGTCCTTCATCTCCATGCACTACAACAACGC ACTCGTGATCCTCTCACGCAACAGTCTCCTCATCAGCGAAGAGGCCATcaccaccggcgccgacatcaTCTCCAAGGGGAAACCGTGGGACTACATGATGCGCAACGGCCAGTCCCTCGCGGCCAACTCGGCGCGGAAGATGCTGAGGATCGTTGTCGAGGCGGTGGACTCCAAGTCGAACACGGTCCTGCCGAGTTTGCTGAATCCGCTCCACGCGCTGTCGACGCTGGCGATGCATGTCATCACGCACCCGGACTCTCGCATCTCGACCATGGATCTTCATGTga CTCACGTCTGCATTTCAAAGTTGATCCAGAATTCGTCGGACTCGATGAGGGAGATCTACATCAGGCTCCGAGGTGACGGGTTGCTGGACCTCTTGCTGCGGAAGCTCGACTTTCTCCTACAAAAGGGACTACCGCCGTCCGTCGGATCAAGCTACCGACACACCAACGGGCTGCCCACGCACGTCCCGAGGGCCGGGGAGACGCCCTGCCACCGGACGCCGGAGTACGCGTGGTCGGGCAGCGGCGATAACCGGCTCCTAGAAGAGGATTGTCCCGTCCCCACGGGGGGCCCGACGATACCCTGCTTCAGTCAGGGtcacgccgtcgccgacgggaGCGAGTTCGGGTTCGACTCGTACGGCGCCATGTCCGTGACCGGAGACGAGTGGTCCCCGAGCGGGTCGGACGGGATCGGCTGGGACTGGGCCTGCTTCTCCCAGTTCCTGTCCGGGCAGTTCCAGGTGCATTAA